DNA from Solenopsis invicta isolate M01_SB chromosome 4, UNIL_Sinv_3.0, whole genome shotgun sequence:
ctaacattgtaTCTTTGATGCAGTGCTGTCTTCTTAGCGAGCAGCACTCACGTCGTAGACGTGATTTTCTATCACTTACCTGTTTAATTCTTCCTTACTCTAATTAAGAATGGCGGAGCTTTCTGAAAAAGATCGAATAACACTGTTAATGATGCGAGGATGGGGAGATCAACAAAGAGGGTATAAAACAGTAACgcgattatttaatgaaaattttcggaATGAAAATAATAGGATCTCTAAAAGTACTGTAATCCGTACTATTCAACGTTTCGAGGACCTTGGTAGCGTTAAAAACTGCCCAAGATCTGGTCGACGTAAAAGagcaacaaataatgataaggcattaaatgttttacagtcTGTCGTTGAAAATCCCCATATTTCCATCGATCGCGTTGCACAAGAACACGAAATCTTTCATGGATCtgtcagtaaaattttgaaattgaataaatgacATCCATACAAACTCCATTTGTGCCAAGAGTTGTCCGAAGACGATTTTGATAGACGCATCGAATTTTGTGATCTTATGATGGAGATGATTGCCGAGGACCCtctattacttaataatattgttttctctgATGAGGCAACATTTGAACTGACTGGAAATGTAAATAGACACAATTGTAGATACTGGAGTGACGTTAATTCTCATTGGAAAAGAGACAATCATACCCAATATCCACAAAAACTTAACGTATGGGCTGGTATTCTTAATGATAGACCAGTTGGTCCTTTCTTCATTGAAGGCAATTTGACAGCACAGGTTTACACAGTCATGCTTCGCGAACAAATTGTTCCAGCTATTCGAGACATAGCTGGTGGAAATAtggatgaaatttatttccaacagGATGGAGCTCCACCTCATTATGGTGTCATTGTCCGTCAATATTTGAATGAGGTCTTTCAGGACAGGTGGATAGGGCGAAGGGGTCATATTGAGTGGCCACCTCGGTCTCCAGATTTGACCCCACTTGACTTTTTTTTGTGGGGTTACTTGAAAAGTAAAGTTTATGCCACCAAACCTCAAGATTTAGATGATTTAAGAGGGAGAATAACTCAAGAGGTACAACTAATACCGCCGGAAACGTACCGGAATGCGGTTTCAGCTGTTTATAACAGATTGGCACATTTTGCCAGGCTGTTGAAGAGCAACAATTTGAACATTTGTTGTGAATTGTttggtacaattgaatattttgccCAAGCTGAccaattggaataaaattcgccttaactggccggacccacacgccactcttgccttaactggccggacccacacgccactcttgccttaactggccggacccacacgccactcttgccttaactggccggacacacgccacacttgccttaactagccggacccacacgccactcttgccttaactggccggacacacgccacacttgccttaactggccggacacacgccacacttgccttaactggccggacacacgccacacttgccttaactggccggacccacatgccactcttgccttaactggctggacccacactacagtacactgtagctttcaagcctcacaactcggaaagtactcaacgaaaataaactttcttgtagtgttttggaaaggtctcgagataagctacaagaatatgcaataaaaagttaggtgttccaattaaaaaagttaatgtaatttcgatctgaccttcgcgacgccatccaaggtcaaactgataagatcagtaaatagatctttttaaaccctacaacttttgtctgaaacattttcttgtaaaatgcaagggaacggaaatattgggggggtccgatactttttgactaccctgtatatatatatatatatatatatatatatatatacattgtaagAGGCAGAGATAATTAATATCGTAGATATTGGATAATTGTCAGGTTTTATTATGAAATCAGGAttacaagaataataaaacgtCCGTCATCAGCTGATACACTTCAACAAatgaatgttatttttatttgtcatgaCTATGTAAGACATTTGACAGATaacttaaaaagtatttaataaattaagtagtTAATAACTAATACGTAGCATAAATCTTACAGCTTCGGCCATACTGACAAATATATTCGACTcgaatgttaaattaatactttaaaattaaataatttaaatttaaaacataaactctaaataatttaatacataacaTATGTTTATGCtttaacaaaagaaaagaatgcttaaaagtaaagatattttcatttcttgaagaacattcaaatttaaaatattatttcttatatcttttgaatattcttaaagaaaatttatttttaaagatttttaggatATCGCTGGCTTAATCCACGGTTTCATTCTATCAGGtgataaaattgaattgtacCGTTTAGTCATAATATTAAAACCTGGTATATCCTTCATTAcgtatctatttttatttaaacatttttctacaACGTAAGGATCACGATATTTTGGTtttgattttctattttctcCTGCTTTTGATATTGTATCACGGATTAATACAATATCTCCTTCTTTATACTTTGTTGGAATTTTGTGATGTTTAtcataataaactttataataaactttattatattgtttgattttatttgtagcTTCAGATGCTATTTCACGATAATTTTCACgctcatttaaaaattgaaattctgttttagcaatattattaagtaattcAACTAATTTTGCATTGTTATGATTTCTTTGATCAtatccaaaaaataattttgacggAGAAGATTTTATCAAAGCATGATAAgtgttatttattacatattgaaTATTCGATAAATTCGATGCCCAATTTGAATTATTACCGACGACTTTCTTTAAGGAAGCTTTGAGAAATTGGTTCACTCGTTTCAACCATTCCATTGGCCTATGGAGCTGCAACAGCTATTAATCTGTGATAAATTTTGCGTGACTCAAGAAATTGTACAAATTCTCCAGCCGTAAAAGCAGTACCTCTATCAGTAACTACATCGCTAggattactaaaaatattaaaaagtgttgttaaaaattttataatctctcGTGATGATGTTGTCTTACACGGTCCAAATCAAGTGAATCGTGTAAAAGAATCTACCACCACAAGAATGTGTTTCACTCCCATATTAGATTCTAATAATGGGCCAAAGAAGTCAATGTGAATAACCTTAAAAGGTGCGTTTGAGGTTGGAGTTATTTGCATTTCTCCTTCTTGCATGTTTGAAGAAGCATTcgcaaataaacaaattatacaattttcaatataattagtTACACGTTTACGTAATGATGGAAaccaataattttcatttaatccTTGTACACATTTCTCAATACCACAATATGCAGATTTGTCAtggtatatatgtaataaattatttatcatattttcagGGACCATGAATTTTGGTTTATCTTGACATTTACGATAAACCAGATCATCTAACAAAATGAATTTCTCATTTTCGGTCATTTCAAGGCTTGAAGCAATTGCTTTGATTTCTGGGTCTGACAACTGCCTAAATTGAAGTTGTTTTTCAATTGGCATAGAATCAATCGAAGCAACAATCCTACTAAGAGCATcaacatgtaaaattttttgcccGCTCCTATGGATgactttaaaacaataattctgAAGTTTTAAAGTCCAACGTGCGATGCACGGATTTAAATGCGCTTTATTAACAGCATGCACAAGAGCATTACAGTCAGACACAATGGAAAATGTTATACCATATAAGTAAATATGAAAACGCTCAACAGCTTTAATTATTGCAAGCATTTCCAATTCAAATGAATGATATCTTGATTCAGCATCATTTGTTGATTGACTAAAATAAGCTATCGGAGCCCATGTACTATTAGattgtttttgcaataatatagcTGCAAGAGCTTTTGTACTTGCATCCGTATGCAATTCAGTTTCTGAAATTGGATTATATAAACGAAGAACCGGGTAAGAAATTAATTCTGATTTTAATAGATTGAATGTTCTTATGCAATcttcatcaaaaataaaattttttgtttttttaaataagttatgcAAATGCTTAGCTTTTAAGGtataatcttgaaaaaatttctgaaaataatttgttaatccCAGAAATCTTTGCAATTCGACAACTTTGGTTGGGATTGGAAAATGTTTAATAGCCTCTACGTGTCTTTCATTAAGAGTTATCCCAGACGGAGAAAGCATATAACCCAAATATTCAATGAAATGctttaaaaaatgacatttttcaaagtttatcaTAAATTCATATTTCTTAAGCAAAATCATTGTTTCTTTAAGAATTGATAAGTTTTCTTCAATTGTTTCAGATGCAATAAGTATATCATCCATATATACTAAAACCTTATCTTCCCTGATTAATTGACGGAGAATAAAATTAATCCGCTTTTGAAATTCTACCGGTGCTTCACAAAAACCAAATGGAAGACGCGTATATTCAAATTGGCCATCAGATGtagcaaatgaaaaatatttcatatgctTAGGATGAATTTTTATCAGATGAAagccattttttaaatctaaaagtgtaaatatctttttattaccCAATCTTGCTaaacaatctttaattaatggaaaaggatatttttgtttaacgaCTCTATCATTAAGAGGTTTAAGATCGACACATAAACGttgttttccatttttctttttaacaaatacaacACGCGCACAATAGGAGAATTGCTTTCTCTAATTATACCTCGTGTTAAAAGATCATCAGTTATTTCATGTAATTGTTTACGCTCCGCATATGCAAATTTCCTTGGCGCATATGCATAGACAGAATTATCTTTTAGAGAAACTTTATTGAATAATCATCTTCAACGGATTCAATTATAGTATTCTCGACATTATTAATTAGTGAATTAAGTTTTAAATCTATGTCTTTACCATGTAACAACCCGTGTTTCTTGAatagatatcgcgcacggacgtagctcgtcgggaattccagggcacgatccaggttaagagagaattagactcgtgGTTTTgacgtataaaatatgtacaggTTTTATTTAGTGAAGCACACGGACGAATACAAATGTCTTAACGCTATTATTTACAGAGGTTGCGCGAGCATCACCGCcgatacgtcgtcggccgtatcgtGCGGGGGTGACGGTTATCTCGGTCGCGGCGATCGCGAATACCGGTGGGTACCGGCTTCGGCGCGTGGAACGTCGTCGGCGCGTTTGCCGTTTATTCGCACGACAGGTGCGTTGTTTACGTTGTCGGCGTTCTTTTCGGTGCGCCGGGCAGCCTCGTGTTtatcggccttgcgaggtcACGTGCACGGCTTTCGCGGTCGTGGGAGCGGAAGCGGAGCGCGGGGCGGCGCTCGGCtgagcgtccctttaaatccgcTGCTGGTATGCCGCGGTATTGCTCGtaggcaggatgcgacggctacgtcgagtacgctcgacggaggcaaagacgcttgagcccagcttcggcgaggagagacgggtgcgAGAGCGGTAGCCGCCGAGAACGCTCGGcagaggccaagacacttgaccccaggactatCTCGGGAGACTTTTTCGGAGACCGGTCGGCGGAATAACGGTCCGaacagtcggcggagaagaagcccagcatctcgctgctccggcgcttttatacccgcatctcgagatgtcgggaacgctcggtggcggttcggttcgcgtcggagccagcgtccccgccgctcgagatcggttgcgtggtgggcggacggaggcgagcgagcacgtcgctagcgcgtgccggtttgggccggtgcgcgtgcgcggcgcgatcaccgcgacgcgcggatgcctcgctgcgCGCATTGGCGCGTTTGGAAttgtttatcggcgcgtagcgccttgtTCGccgctcggcggatgttcggccggcgtttggcggacgatgaccggtccgtTGGGGGAGGTCgcgcggaggcggtttgttacacccaaaatcagtttttatatttaattctgatTTAGTTTCATAAGTTTCCATTATGTTGGCAGATGCTACTTCATTTAATAACttcattttattgttttttactgtcaaattaaaaactaaaatcaaattatttttattgaagaaatctCCACCAAGTACTAAATGTGTAGACCacatattattttccaaaatctGTAAATCTATGTTAAGTTTTGTATCTGGTAAcataaacatttcaataaatgatGATATTTTACCAATAAccaatatctttaaattattcagagctttaaatgtattttcgttAGACTTATCTATCTCGGTGTCTTTCTCGAAGAAAGTCTTGAAAACAGTTTGCTGAATGAAAGAAACGGGACTGCCAGTATCTATGAGCGCAGAAAGACTGCAAGGCACACCATTGATTGCAGTCACCTCTAAGATGTAGTCTGAAGTCTCCAgtttcttcgaaatatttgcGACGCAACCCACTTCAGAACAAGCATCGTTGGAATCatttgttgctgctgctgcaacCGTCTCTAACCCTGACGAAGTCTGTTTAGATGCTTGGTACTTGGTCtgtaatttaaaacaatctaCCTTTAAGTGTCCTTTAGCTTTACAATAAACACAATGATTATCTTCgcttttaaatgaaagttgattTGACTTCGATGGAGATTGCGGTTGATCCTTCGATGTATCCTTCCTATTCTGAGTTGgtggaaaagaatttttcttaattgaaaaattgcaaGAACTTGTTATTCTGTAcatcttgtttaaaaattcatcCATCGTAGAAACATCTAAGGATGCCGCAGTTCCTCTTATTGATAAACTTGGAATTCCATTAATCATTAATTCAATTGCATCTGAATCTGATAGTTTCAAggtatgcattaattttaatttgtgcaTTGCATATTCTTGAAATGTTTCCTTTGCGAAATTCCATTTTCTTGCCTCTACTTTCTGCATTGTGACATAAAATGGGACTTTTCTATGGAATCTTCTTGTTATTGCTTCCTTAAAATTAGTCTAAAAATCATTGATAGATCCGGAATTTAAATCAAACCAAACTCTTGAATGTTTGAGTAGTTTACTCGAAGCTGCAAGTAACTTGACATCATCACAAACTCCGTGAATTCTTGCAACTGTTTCTATTTTTGACAACCATAATTCCACATTATCGTTCTCAGATCTGCTAAATGGAGGAATTTGAGAAGCTAGAAGAGAAACAGCTTGAGAAGTTGACACATTAGATAGAATTggaattcttaaaaaatttgaacttgAAATTTCTTGAGCAACCGCATTCAAACTTAATGCAGTTGCATTTATTCCATTTGATTGACTCAACATGTTGTTAGTGCTCAAACTTAGAAGTTGAGTAATCATAGATTGCTGCAATTTTATTTGTTCAGTGAGACACATTAAAGTTTGCTGCAACGTAACACCAGATGTATCACTTGATTGTGTACAAACTTGAGGAATATTATTCACTTGAGCTTGAGCAACATCACAATTTTCACCATCTTGAGTATTATTATTTGCGCTACTCGGATGAAAATTTCTTGAATCATCATTAGAGGCGATAAAATTCCGTTAGATCTGTTAGAAACATCCTGATTCAGAAGATCAGTTGGAGTATAATGTGATAAATGATCCATAATCTGATCAACACATGCATTTCTTGTTTTCTTTGGCATAAGACCAAACCTCAAAGCTTCGTTTGAAGTTCCATCAAAGTAAGCTTTTCTAAATTCAAACGATTCATTATCTTGAGACAGATAAGACAACAACACGTTCACAGACGATCACTGACGTTCACAGAAGATCACCGTCGTCGACCGCTGACACTACACGTTCACAGGCGATCACTGACGTTCACAGAAGATCACCGTCGTCGACCGCTGACACTACACGTTCACAGGCGATCACTGACGTTCACAGAAGATCACCGTCGTCGACCGCTGACACTACACGTTCACAGGCGATCACTGACGTTCACAGAAGATCACCGTCGTCGACCGCTGACATTACACGTTCACAGACGATCACTGACGTTCACAGAAGATCACCGTCGTCGACCGCTGACACAACACGATCACAGACAATCACCGACGATCATTGACGTTCACAGAAGATCACTAATGTCATCCGCTCGAAAAACGTCAATGACAATGCGCGAACTCCGAAGCGTGAAAACATCACTCACAACTCACGCGAATTCAAACCGAGATTAACGTCACTTTTACACTAAACGTACCGTTAAACACTTACACGTGATTCCAAAAAGATCCGTTCAAAATGTCGGTTTAAACCTCAAATGTGTATCGGTAACTAAGACGGTCGTCAAAGAGTAATATTCAACTGATGAAAGacgggaaaatttttttttagaaaaatctgatttcttacaaaattaaatgagaaaGCAAACCTTTAATCCCACTTCTGAAAATGGTTGTAAGAGGCAGAGATAATTAATATCGTAGATATTGGATAATTATCAGGCTTTATTATGAAATCAGGAttacaagaataataaaacgtCCGTCATCAGCTGATACACTTCAACGAATGAATGTTATTTTTAGTTGTCATGACTATGTAAGACATTCGACAGATAACTTAAAaggtatttaataaattaagtagtTAATAACTAATACATAGCATAaatcttacaatatatatatatatatatatatatatatatgtaatagtaGTTATATATAACTCAATCGATAAAGTTTCAATTACAGCATATAACATGCGGGAGCTCTTCCACCTCCACTGGGCCGAGTTGTTCTGGGAAGACTATTTATATCTGAGCAATCTCCGGTGTGTTACCAATTTAGGAAATTCGAAAGTATTTCAACAACTTGatgattattcaaaaatttgcagCGAATGCTACGCAGTTCTGACACCCGTCGTGAAACTCAGATATACTCGTCTATTTAAGCACCATCTAATCCATGTAAACGTCGTGCGTCAATCCCGTTCCGTTATATGTCACGAAACAATGGTAATGATTAAGATGATCAAATCTGGTCAAGATTGTCTAGAACGATTTGACCACGCCGATAGAACACTTTTAAATGCCGGTCATGGCATACCTATAGTCGTTCCCCCCGGGAAAACTTAAAATTACATAACCGTAGtattacatataacattaagggaaaataaaattatattaggatgAGTAAGAATAACAATCTCTCAACAAATTACTGAACTGACCGTCACGTGTATCTGAGCATAAAGTAAAACAAGGGAAAATTTTCCTTTGCctctatatatatgtacatatacaggGTATTGCAGATACATTTAGGACACACAACTGATTAGgcataatgaaatttataatgtaaaatagtcattaaaattattaactctctaaaaaaacttaataaagaagaaaaagaaaaattagccacatacaataaaaatcatCAAATTATTACAGAaggtatttttcttattattcccttattaaaagttaacaaaagTCTCTCCTTtcgtctataaaataaatttactatataaaatgaTTCTGAAAAACATAATCCATGAGAAATCATCATAATATAtctacttaaaatatttaatttatacatagttattaaaacacataatattatattcatatgatCTACAGACAAATAAGCTATCAATCTTTTTATATCTACttgaattaaacataaaattcctaGATTTATTCCTTCAACAATTCTCaaactaaaagttaaataattaaatttcattaatgacAACTGCCCCTGGCAGTCTGCCGTATGCAACCAGTTGTCCTAAATGTATCTGCAACACCCTGTACATCTATTCACTACTTGATCTATTACAGCACGCGTATATGCAAATGATGTCTGCAATTCGCAACTTCTGCTGGGGTAAGAAAAGgcgaaaagaagaagaaaaattttcatcatgtTGTCTGAGCACTGTCGTACTCATGGGAAAACTTCAATGCGTCACTACATTGAGAGGACGCCCAATATATCAACAATTcatcagttataaaaaaatatgtaaaagttgCTACCTGGCAATGACATTCGaccaacaaaaaaataacgcgGCTGTCTCAGCACACCTTCTGGCCCACATGGATTTTTTCCACAACCAGGACAAATGCACCTGCTGTCTGCAGATAATGCTGAGATACAAGGATATTGAAGAATGCCAGGAATGTTTCAATACATTCGAATATGCAGACATCGTGGGCCTGAAAATGAGATGGGGGTACCCTTCTATTGGTCAACAAAGGTATCATAGACCCGGTTAGATCAGACAAATATGATTATTCCCTGCTGTTAACAACGATCAAGTAGTGTTCTATATATCAGTACgagaaatcaataaaaaaaaattgtatctcaaaatgtactcaaggaaaaagagagaaataagtaaatttttgtgCCAAAGATaactgtaaacatattttttaccaAAGATAACGTAAAATCTAACGCCGCATGCGTAACTTTAGTCTAGGTAATTAATAGGGGATAAATAAGCAATCAGAAACAtggaagaaacaaaaatttactttttcttcCATGTCTTTACAATTAGGTATAAAGAAAAGAGATAttcataaacaattatatatatttattataaaatacgaggtgtgttcaaaaagtatcgcgaattttgtgttttttcaaaaattatttatttattcatgaatatctattttgtccccttcaaagtaatccccatgagatattatacacttgtgccaacggtttttccaatcttcgaagcacttcaaaaaatcatttttttttatcttgttcagctcctccttcgatgccgtctttatctcgtcaagcgtagcgtaacgtcgtcctttcatgggcctcttcagtttagggaacaagaaaaagtcacagggggccagatctggggaatacggtggctgcggcatcattagtgtgttgtttttggccaaaaagtcgcgcacaagcaacgatgtgtgagcaggggcgttatcgtggtgcaaaagccaatttttgttcttccacaaatccgggcgtttctggcggattgcttcgcgcaaattgcgcataacttgcaggtaatattccttattgaccgttctaccctgtggcaagaactcatgatgcaccacgcccctgcaatcgaagaaaactgtcagcaaaactttcacattcgaccgaacttggcgcgcttttttcggtcttggttcgtgcggcagcttccattgagatgattgagctttggtttccacgtcataaccataaacccacgattcgtcaccagttatgaccctctggagcaaatttgggtcgtcgcggacagagtccaacatctcattagcaatgttcatgcgatgctgtttttggtcgcaattgagcaattttggtacgaatttcgcggcgacccgtctcatgcccaaatcattgataaaaatcgaatggcacgagccaatcgatatgtttaggtcctcagcaacttctctaacggtgattcgacgattggccaataccattttctccacttcattaattttttcgtctgttgttgaagtgctcgggcgtccggcacgctcttcgtcgttcacatcttctcggccttctgagaacattttgtaccaccgataaacgttgcttcggtccaaggtagcttctccgtatgccacagtcaacattcggaatgcatccgcgcacttaatttcgtttttcacacaaaatttgatacaggttctttgatccatttttttgaataggtaaaaatcgaagacgatccaaaacacgtgcaagcaaagcagctgtcaacaattaagtgaacattcaaaatggccgagcttgtcggcataagtgagagacatgagtaccaacataacgccacaaaaagatcgaaattcgaatatacgtaacccgcgaaaattcaaaattcgcgatactttttgaacacacctcgtacatatacagggtgtcccagaccaatgtataaagattactacgatgaggtagaaaggttcgagataaatgaaaaagtctaataccattttgcgatatttgcaataatgtttgagtaataaaatatgtgtgtatatatatatatatatatatatatatatatatatattgtgacgtggcagttttagctGCTTCGCCACTCCGTCTTCCGCCTAAGCgtcgcgcaaggaggcgcgtatgacCGGGTTAGGCGCTCAGTGAGAgaacgaaatctccggcgggattgcgttgcgtgttattttatttaatcattcgcGGCTTCTtttatgtaaccgcgggcacctcgacaaacgccgccgaaggaccagcagcggcgagggagacggacagcGACCGGgaaaggagagggcgatcgttCAGGGCCGGCTCACCGGAAAACGCCGACGAAGAGGAGGAGATAAGACTTGGCGACAGCTAAGCGCCACGCAAGGGAGGCTCGcgagtggcacagctgatggacaggctggggcggacgaacggccaggacgagggccgtcgaatgccggctgtccatcaaggagtgtagcggcgaagagtcgtcgctgggaaaattctgctgcgatcgtccgcagggacgacgagaacaacgaggatgtcggatgccgacggggaccgcacgatacctgcggagacccgacactgcgctgccgtgacgtcacggctagataagggcggccgctgataggccgcgccgctaggcgcaaggatatcgcgcaccctgtaggaggggtagcgctcatcgatcgcgcatcgagcgcgatcctctcggcttttgcgtgcaaCCCGTTCGACTGCGTAGATgtgcgaagcgtgagcgagcgtgcTGGATATCGGTCGGAGATATCGGAAGCGGATATCGGAGGACGTGCCAGGCCCGGACGAGTCCCCGCTGAACAAGGAGCGGAAGAAGAGCGGTGCCacagtcgaggtgaccctccaAACGTTGTgtgaagccacgagctgtcggtgtcgaccggctcgcgttctgaggtggagccattaggttcgtgtgcgagtgcgtccgccgcgtggcgattgaacgcaccttgctccttggtgtttg
Protein-coding regions in this window:
- the LOC120357521 gene encoding salivary glue protein Sgs-3-like, encoding MLLVLKLRNKTTTRSQTITDVHRRSPSSTADTTRSQAITDVHRRSPSSTADTTRSQAITDVHRRSPSSTADTTRSQAITDVHRRSPSSTADITRSQTITDVHRRSPSSTADTTRSQTITDDH